TTGGTTCtgattctttgtttcttcaGCTGTCGAAGGTCTCTGCTGCTGTGGCTACGCAGACGCCGACCGTGATTGCTCGTGATAAGGCCCCTGTTGATGCTGCCACTGCTGGtgtttcttaactatgtgaCCCTCAGTTCGTTCAGCTGGGACCAAGACAATGAGAAAGTCAAGGTATTGGtgctttattttgattttcgTTTATATGAGTTTTGTGGGGTTTTTGGATTCATGTGATTTTGCTGGTGAGTATGAAATGACCGAAACTGTGTTGTGAATCAAATTTTTGAATATTAGGCCTCATAAAGATTCTAACTTGGTGATGTTGATGAATTCCTTTTGAGGAGTTTCATAGTGTCATCTAGTATCGATGAGTTCTTGAGAGTAAAGATGCAGAGCTATAAATAAGTGCAGTTCTATATGGTTTTCTGGCTGTCATGGTCTGTAGGTCCTTAGAATGCATTATTCAAGTTCAAAACTTGATTAGAAATTTAGTTTAGAGCACACTGCGTCCAGCAATTCAGTGTGGCTATAGTAAGGAAATACTTGAGAAAGCTTTCTGTTTCTACAGCCCTCATTTTCGGCAAAACAACGAGGAATGACTGTGACTTATGATTAGAAATATTTCCTCAGAAGTAGGTATATGCCATATTTCCTTTAGTACAACTATTGAAATTCAAAATCATGGTAAGCTTTGGTTCATTGTATTATAGTTGCATGAATCTACTATGTCGAACACCAAACCAGATTATGTTATTGCGGAAATTAAAACTTCTTTATTCATCCTGAGCAATAAGAGTGGGTGGTGCAGTTTTTTcaactttgatatttttactCGGATCCACCATTACTTGATATACATGCTTCATAGAATGAATTTTAATACTATAGTTTCATTGACTAATAAATATGTCACTACTTAATTTAACATGTTTAAGTTCTTGTTTTGCTTGATAGTGAGAGCGGAGCACCTTCTTTTATAGCTCTTTGTTCCTCCACTGCCATCTTTTTGTTCACATGGACTTTCATATGAGAGCTGATTCAGCATGTCTTCTCTATCCCAATTTTAGATCTATGTATTCCTGGAGGGTGTTGAGCAAGAGAAAGCTGAGACCATCTTCAAGCCAATGTCTGTCGACATAAAATTTCATGATGTCCAGGGAAAGAACTATAGACTGGCCATACCAAAACTGAACAAGGAAATTGTACCTCAGAAATGCAAGGTGCTGGTGAAGCCAACAAAGGTTATTGTCACCCTTTTCAAGGCTTCCAAGGGGAACTGGTTAGATCTGCACTTAAAGGAAGACAAGGTAATTCACTGTAACTAAGTAAATCTTTTTCTAATTTGATGATTCTTTAATCAAAGAATGGAATCAACCATGAGGTATTTACAGCTGCCTTTCTACTATGACcctctttgttgttgtattttgtttgatATACCAAATCATTCAATAGCCTGCATAAGTTTCATCTTCGTTCCTATAGGGATTGGTTGCACTTACCATTTTTCCCTCCGAGAATAGCgtagtttataaaataaatataattgtttggaagtgttcttttttttcaagtattttttttttagtttaattgcCTTACAGGTCCTtgtaattatgtattttctgcctttttagtcctaatatttttaggtacaattaagtcctcatatttggtcGAGTTGGGTCGATCTAGTCCAaggcaatatttttaggtatagTTTAAGCCCTTGCAATTTACAGTTGGTCATCTACACCGCTgactagaatgacccaactcgactaaatatgaagacttaattgtacctaaaaatattgaaagGACAAAAAGGTAGAAAGTACATAACTACAGGGACCTGTATAacaattaaacatttttttcttcttttttctgaaGCACTAGAGGGTGGGAAAAAATATTAGAGTGAATATCTTTTcaccaaaattttatttgataaaattggaTAATTCCTATTTTGTCTCTTTATATATGAAGGCCACAATCCTCTCGTGTTAGGCTTTTTGCATAGAAGCCTTTACTTGTaagcatttattttaaatatatgttcaTTCAAACAtgtaaaatgtttattttacttGTAGAAGCATTGGAGGCAGAAGTGTTTTTGATAAACCTATGGTAAGCATTTATTGTAGACAAATATTGAAACGGGTTCTAATTTTGATGGTATACACAGCTGAAGCCAAGTATGGACAAAGAGAAGGACCCCATGGCAGGAATAATGGATTTAATGAAGGTGAGTATTAGTccattttatataaacatcCCTTGTTAAATGCTTTAAACATTACTGAATTGGTGTTGGAAAACAATTATGATTTTTGCCAGAACATGTatgatgagggtgatgatgagATGAAGCGAACGATTGCCAAAGCATGGTCGGATGCTAGATCTGGAAAGGCAACTGATCCAATGAAGGGTTTTGGTCATTAATTAGTTGTTATTTCTTTGTTCTGTTGTTGAAGGACCTCAATATTACTAGTTTGTTGGGTGCTTTTAGTGATGTAACTAAAACTATTCCTATTATCATGGGGTGGTTTTTTTCTCAGAGGGTGgattatataaaaataggtTATCACATTTTGATCAACAGGCCGCAAGCTCTGTAAAATAAAAGGCATCCATTGACATAGATTCAAATGTTGTAGGTGTGGTGTTTTTGAAGCGGAAAGGCTCTGCAACCATTATTGATTTtgtaaatatcaattaaaaaaatatattaaatgattttaagaattttttttattaattcatgaTTATTGTAAACTAACATTGAGAGGCCACAACCGATTCAACAAGCCGATAGAATTCGGAAAGAAATACACACACAGACGAATAGATCCGGAACATTCCACCTGATTATCTCTGATATCATAAGTAAACAGTTTTAAGATGGAGCCAACATGAAAAGGAAATATCACCCATTATAATATACACCAACAGTACTGCTGATGTCGATGTGCTTCATTTGGACGCTGTTGGGCTGCATTGCATTCTTCAAATGGGCCTTGTGAAATTAGAACAATTTGATCATAAATGGGCAGCTAAACACTCCAAAGTTGATGATACATTAAGTCGAGGAGCAGGAAAAATTCTAAGTTAGTTATTAGAACTCACTGCTCATAATAATCCAAGGTAAAAATATTCAAACCTTAGTGAAGAATCTGGCTGCCATAATCTTCATTGAACTTTTCATAAAGGTGGGCATGAAGATGGGCAGATGGTCTTGTATTCCTCAAAGCAACCTCAATATCTTTGGGTGTGACAGGACCTACTGCTGGCAACTCTGTAAATCACAGTAGGATGTCTTAAATTAGTATTGCACAGCAGTCTAATTGACTTGGCTGTTTTCAATATTCTATCAAGCTCAAAATAGTGATTCCAAATTGACCATTATGCATTTATAGAATGCTGAGGGGATAGAAATCATATCACACGCTAGACATTTTGATATTAGTAAATTACATGTTGAATCAAAATTAGTTAGTTTGAAACTTATCTCACTGTTTACTAATCTCAAAGCGACCCGTTAGATAACGCCTAGAATTCTTCTTAATGATTGCTTATGATTcagaagatggagaaagatgACCAAAGCACTAATAGTAGCATGCATGTGGATTGTGGAATGGAAAAATTTTTAGTGATTTGCACAAACTGTTGATCATAACTCAGTTCATGCTTCTTACTGTACACAATTTAAAACCTATgaaacaatattaaaattttcataaggTATGGGCAGTTCAAAGAACTTTACCGTGCTCAGGCACCAATTCTTCTGTGCCTTCTAAAACTGACATCAACCGTCTTACTGGTTGCATAGCCGCCTCTTTGCAAACAAGGCGAATATCTGAGCCTGAATAGCCATCTGTTCTATCCACTAAAAGATCATATGGGATATATTCTTCTTCAGGAATGTCTGGCAATAGGTCCTTGAACATTGCAAGTCTTGCTTCAGGTTCTGGAAGAGGCACAAGAATCTGATTGACCAAGGTTAGATAATAGtcagaagagaagaaagatgttttcaatttccactaaaaatgaaaataataataaaaagctaGTTGTGTAATAAAGGAAAGGTGGAGGTGTTAACATAATCCACAGAGCGACATGACCAAGTGAGGTTCATAATTCGATATTCATTTGTTGTTCACATTCTTCCTGTCAAACTATGCAAAGAAACCACAACATTTACTAGTGGCTGTAAACCAAAATTACTAAATCTAGCATTGACTCAAAATACCAAGAGTCTAAAATATCTTgaagttatggagaaaaatgTAATATGGTCTTGAAATGTTCTTGCAAaacttaaaaaacataattcaatAGCTGCCACTTCACTTTAGCCCCACTAACATAGGTACAGATGCATGTTCAATGGCTGAAAAATAGAAAGCCATTTCCAAGAGATTAAATATGATGCATAACcaaactaaataatataaaaatggtACAGATGTGAAATAAGGAATTTGTTAAAACCAGTGACTTCAGGACGGAGAAAAAgctaaaacaaattttaaaacttgGAAAGGGGAGAATGTTGCTCTACAAAGGTAATAATTTGGCAAAGcatttttgttttctaattcGCTTTTCTCTAATTAATTAGACCAAGAAAACATAAATAGATACCCTCTTCTCAAGTCGCCTAAGCATAGCTGCATCCAGTTCCCAGGGAAGATTTGTTGCagctaatacaaacacaagCTCATTGGTCTTGGTCAAGCCATCCATCTGCAATATAAAACTGGTCAAGTAATGTATTTGATATAAACCGAAAATATAGAGGAGGGCATTGGTAGTTATGCAGAATTACTTTACTCATCTGCAATAGCAAATTAAGAAATAACCAGAGACTTTTCACCACAACTAGCATACACAGTTATAGCATCATCTCACAGAAACAGACAATAAGATTAACATGCTTACCTGTTTTCATCTGCAATAGCAAATTAAGAAATAACCAGAGACTTTTCACCACAACTAGCATACACAGTTATAGCATCATCTCACTGAAACCGCAATAAGATTAACATGCTTACCTGTATAAGCAGCTCAGTTTTAAGCCGTCGACTTGCTTCATGCTCACTGCGTGCTTCACCGCGTTGACTAATAATGGCATCAATCTCATCAAGAAATATGGTTGACGGTGCATGATGCCGAGCAAGTTCAAACAATACTTTCACTAACTTCTCAGAATCACCTGAAAAGTAGCAAACATATAATAAACAGGACCACCGATGTGATATTTAGACAATGTTGCACAAAGagtcaatggcaagcaatgaaacACTGTCACAACCTCAATGCTAGCTAGTTGGAAGATGTGTTCACTACAAGTAATGGTGGCTGCATCATGCAAAGaatgaaattgatttgatgCAGAAATAGCACAAAATGGCCAAATGCATTTCTCTGATCATATATAacaatatagaaaaacaaaaaaagtccaaaaatatataatataataaaacataccACGCCATTTGCTGACAATTGATGATgctgaaatattaaaaaaagtggtGTTGCACTCAGTTGCTACAGCTTTAGCCAGCATTGTCTGTGCAGTGGTCAAGAGATCAAGATATTagtgtgttttattttatgttatacaGTAACAAATATCTAAACCCAGAAAAGAGAACATTTATTCAGGTCTAGATATTTCTCATTGACAGTGGATTAATGTTAGAACTCAACATGATTCACATATGCAACTTGCTGATAGCATTATTTTGATTTGGCAAAGCAGGGAAGAATACAATTTGGCTGAAAAAAATATTCAGCACAACCGGATGATCTAGTTCATTCACTGTAACTCTCCCAAAGGCCTTTTAAACTGATAATCTAACACATCACACATAAAAATGCACATTAGGTACATTGGGGTGCAATAACATTCTATACAATGCTGGAAAAACAACAGCTATTAATGCCTCCTAGATTCTACAGATTATATTTGCACATTATTTTCAGTCTTAACATCCCCAAGTCTAAATCTATTTtactctcaatttttttattcaccAACAGTTTGCCATCATTTATATATAgcatttttatttctctcttcaATCCATATGTACACAAAATGTAACCTTCTTAAAACAGCCTAACGAATTATGAAATGCACAGAATCAGGAACTGTGAAATGCAAAGCATCAAACAAGCAAAACTTTGTCCAATAGCTCCAATAGCTTATTTACTTGGGCTTCCATACAAAGTGTTATCATAATAAGGCAAACCTTTCCCGTCCCTGGAGGACCAAAAAGTAAAATCCCTTTCCAAGGCGATAAAAGACCAGTGAAGTACCTGAAAGGCACAAATGGAAAGGGAAAACGATTGAGCAATGGTTGAATATCAGTTCTGAAAGTCCTGAAAAATGTTTGAAGTTTGCAAAAAAGCACTTAAAGCAGAATCAACCTTTAATCTACAAaccctaaaaaataaaattaaacataggTGATCAAGACTCAAGCAAGAAAAAGGTGACAGGGAGAATGTGATATCTCTCAACTCTCTGAGAAATAAACAAATGATCAGTGTTAATATGTAAAGCTGAAAAAAAGACCAAACGGACATGAAAGGACTAGTTATGCAAAACATGAACAAAGTTCTCATGTTAGAGGTCCCCATATAACCAAATTAATATTAAGCAGGCATGCTGAAGATTATATAGCTCTTTCACAAATGTAAGTTAGAAAAATCTCTCATTAAATTCAAGGTAATACATCTAAAAGTTCTTTCATTAAtgcaaacacacacacacatgtatgtatgtatacatacatTCTAATTTAGTTAGCCTGAGATAACTAGGGATACCTACTTGGGGTATTTTATAGGCATGACAACAGCTTCTTTCAGCAGGCGTTTTGCATTCTCTAATCCTTTGATGCTTTCCCAATTCACACCTGGACTTCCTCTAATGATATCTCTGTCAACAATGACAACAAACAAACTTGTCACCAATTCACATTTAAGGCTAAACAGATACAAAACATGATGTAAATCAAGGACATCAAATGAATGAAGTATGGTTTTCAGAATcaccaaaaacaacaacaataaacaaaaacaaaacaaaacaaaaaactaaattaCCTGCATAAAGTCTCTGCTAGTGTGCGCATTTCTGCAGAATCAAAGGGAGGAATCAAGGGCCGCTGCCTGTAAAtaggtaaattttttattattgagataTGAAAAGAGCAAAGAATTATTTGTGATAATGAtgtattaaaataacaaaaaaatagtgGTATAATTAAATCTATAATATATAGATCTATGCAGGCAAATTTGCACAagcgtaaaaaaaaaaatcttattaaaaaacgagcttttctttttcttcttctctattcAAAAGTTCAAGGGGACAACTGCAACCCTCTCCTTCCCTTAGATCCACATGGCCTGCCGTCAACACAAATATTACATACCCAAGCCTCTTCCAGAGCATGTTCACAAATTACCTAGGTTTCTGAATTATGTCTCTATCAGTTAATCCTTAACTTTTTGTGACCAAATAATTTACCCAAATTCTAATGCATTCTGCatttgtttttccatttttgaCACACACATTAACCTCACAAGCTCACCATACCGTTGAACATTCATAAACACCCATCACCCATGGACATGTAACTATGCAACATTCTTAATGAGTGATAAGAAATCATCATTTGAAGTAGTGGAGTGTCTTACGGTGTTTCCTGAATGACCCCTGGGCGCACTTCAGTTTTTCGGTCCTAGTATAGGTAACATCATCCTAAATAAGAACACGTACCAACACAAGCAACTTGAATAGAATTCACAGAAGCTACAACAAACAAACCTGCTCATCAAACTGCTCGAAGATAGCCTTATCAGAAGAGTTCCTGGCACTCCCATTGGAGTTGCCCCCATTATAAGTCACAGTTGCTGAATCTGGCTCGTccaccttcttctccctcttcAAACCAAACCTCATGTTGTAAAACGCCTTGAAATCCTACTCAAACAACCAACACAAATTATCAGAATCCATtaccaaaatgaaaagaagaacaaacaaaaacaacggAAAAGTTACATCTAAAATGCTATCTTTTTTCTCAATATCAAATagaaacacacaaaaaaaggaACACCTGCAAAATGCTATCTTTTGTCTCAGTATCAAATagaaacacacaaaaaaaggaaacacCTCCAAAATGCCATCTTTTTCTCAGTATCAGGCAGAAAGCacacacagaaaaaaaaaaacaaagctgCGACACACTAGACTTATTCCACATTTTCAATCCATCAAACCACCCAAAAGAAAAGCAAGCAACAGAGATCAAAGAACAAATCATGATCCACAAAAGAAAGTCGCTTTCCCCAAAAATCACCATCACATCGCCAAGCACGTTGGGGGATTCAAGTACACAAAAACGAAACAAAGAGAGAAACCCACCAAAAGATCAACCACGTCGACGATCGCCAGCAGGAAGAACCACGCTAGAGAAGCGACGATCGGGGCCAACCCAACGGCCAGGAGCAACATCTCCTTCACAATCAAGACCGAAACTCCAAACAACAACACAAAGAGTACCAGATTCAATCTCTAATTACCTCGAATGTCCACCGAGTCAGCAATGGCTCATCTCCCATTccccctctcctcctcctcctcctcctccaaaccctagatttATCCTTCCAAAGTTCTCTCAAAGCTCTCTCTTTTCCTCCAAAGCACTGAAAAGGACAAAAATGGAGCACAAGCTCCAACAAGGGACCATTTGCaaagattttaaataaatttcctAAAAAGGATCACTCAACCACCACGTTGAGGGATTCCCCTTTTAATTTTAAACCCccttattaattttatatttatatattataaatgatttttcatccctttttctatatttttaattaataaattagggtcttttttaaattaactaagGATGAAATATAAATTCGATACTTTTCCGGGGttaattgtaaaaaaagaatCTCGTTTCCGGATCTGGAGGAAATCAATAAATCATTCTGCACGGTTTGACCTGATCCGGTGTGGAGTTTTGCTGTTTGGATATGATCCATTCGTCCATTTCACATCACGATCTGTGTTTGCATGCGTGATGAGTGGAATGAACGGTTGAGATCAATAAcaaggaaaatgaaaatattttcacTGTTCTAATCTTAATAGCAGAGGAATCACTCTTGTCTCTTATGACAGCGCTCAGATCAATGGGCCTCGAAATAGATTGGACGTCGGTGCTCATAAATCACGTGGAGTTAGAAACATATTGCACGTGACCCGGGATTCAAATCAATGTTTCCCATTAGGCCACGTACAACTGAGGCACGTGTGATTTCATTTACTTTCATTACAAATATCTAGCGTTGTGTCTCTGGAATAATATGAACCTCAGTTTATACTTCATACCGAACGTAAAACatatgtattaaaatattaattttagtttGAATAAAAGTATGAATGTGTTAAAATGTTAACTCTATTTTTATGCACATTTTTgacataaattatttatattttataataaaaataaatataaaaaaatcctaatatttttcccatttaaataattttttaataattattgaaatacaATTATTCTTTTCCCTTATATATGGTTAGACAAATTcatctttaaaaacaaaatgaaagagtACATTAGAAACAATCAAAGGAGATACTAGTAGAAAAGAGAGTAGTTGGGGTAcatataatttctttaaaattctTCTAAGTTCTTTAACTAAACCTTTGTACTGCAGGGTTgcagaaaaaaaagcaaaacgGCCTTAGATGAAAAACTTAAGAATTCTTTTATTGCTCAAGAAAGTTCAAAAAGGTCTAAACTATATCCTGAATACAAGAGAGGATCTCCTTAAATGGACAAATGTAGTAATAAGTTACATATACTAAAtcccattttaaaaattatttatatatatctaattttttatatattgttctaaAAATGCTATTGAATCactgattaaaataatatttcataacATAAAACTACAATAATactaaagacattaattaattaaagtatAC
This genomic window from Dioscorea cayenensis subsp. rotundata cultivar TDr96_F1 chromosome 20, TDr96_F1_v2_PseudoChromosome.rev07_lg8_w22 25.fasta, whole genome shotgun sequence contains:
- the LOC120251487 gene encoding katanin p60 ATPase-containing subunit A-like 2 isoform X2; amino-acid sequence: MGDEPLLTRWTFEDFKAFYNMRFGLKREKKVDEPDSATVTYNGGNSNGSARNSSDKAIFEQFDEQDRKTEVRPGVIQETPQRPLIPPFDSAEMRTLAETLCRDIIRGSPGVNWESIKGLENAKRLLKEAVVMPIKYPKYFTGLLSPWKGILLFGPPGTGKTMLAKAVATECNTTFFNISASSIVSKWRGDSEKLVKVLFELARHHAPSTIFLDEIDAIISQRGEARSEHEASRRLKTELLIQMDGLTKTNELVFVLAATNLPWELDAAMLRRLEKRILVPLPEPEARLAMFKDLLPDIPEEEYIPYDLLVDRTDGYSGSDIRLVCKEAAMQPVRRLMSVLEGTEELVPEHELPAVGPVTPKDIEVALRNTRPSAHLHAHLYEKFNEDYGSQILH
- the LOC120251487 gene encoding katanin p60 ATPase-containing subunit A-like 2 isoform X1 — protein: MLLLAVGLAPIVASLAWFFLLAIVDVVDLLDFKAFYNMRFGLKREKKVDEPDSATVTYNGGNSNGSARNSSDKAIFEQFDEQDRKTEVRPGVIQETPQRPLIPPFDSAEMRTLAETLCRDIIRGSPGVNWESIKGLENAKRLLKEAVVMPIKYPKYFTGLLSPWKGILLFGPPGTGKTMLAKAVATECNTTFFNISASSIVSKWRGDSEKLVKVLFELARHHAPSTIFLDEIDAIISQRGEARSEHEASRRLKTELLIQMDGLTKTNELVFVLAATNLPWELDAAMLRRLEKRILVPLPEPEARLAMFKDLLPDIPEEEYIPYDLLVDRTDGYSGSDIRLVCKEAAMQPVRRLMSVLEGTEELVPEHELPAVGPVTPKDIEVALRNTRPSAHLHAHLYEKFNEDYGSQILH